One genomic region from Reichenbachiella ulvae encodes:
- a CDS encoding acetyltransferase, translated as MDNPVIIFGAGGLGRAALEIFESNGNVVYGFLDDHKELHGTEIDNVSVLGDTSDDGYLKLIGKKCEAFVASDDNKEKKSLAKMLTGKRKKMPVNAVHNTVEMAKTSHIGHGNFINAGAVVGAGTEIGNHCLLHTGAIVDHSCKLGDLVQIGARAVVSSGVQIEDDVFIGSGSVIVSGVKIGKGARIGAGSVVIADVEAKSTVFGNPAAEIKK; from the coding sequence ATGGACAATCCGGTAATAATTTTTGGTGCAGGCGGCTTGGGTAGAGCTGCTCTTGAAATATTCGAATCAAATGGTAATGTGGTGTATGGTTTTTTGGATGACCATAAGGAACTACACGGCACAGAAATCGATAACGTCTCCGTTTTGGGTGATACCTCGGATGATGGTTATCTCAAATTGATCGGAAAGAAATGCGAAGCTTTTGTCGCGTCTGATGACAATAAAGAGAAAAAGAGCCTGGCCAAAATGTTGACTGGAAAGCGCAAGAAAATGCCGGTCAATGCGGTTCATAATACTGTCGAAATGGCTAAAACTAGTCATATCGGTCATGGCAATTTTATCAATGCTGGCGCTGTAGTAGGAGCGGGTACCGAAATCGGAAATCATTGTTTGCTACATACGGGTGCCATCGTAGATCATTCTTGCAAATTGGGAGATTTGGTTCAGATTGGTGCTAGAGCAGTGGTGAGTTCAGGGGTGCAGATAGAGGATGACGTTTTTATCGGATCGGGTTCTGTGATTGTTTCCGGTGTTAAGATTGGTAAAGGGGCACGCATTGGAGCTGGATCTGTTGTGATC